In Mytilus trossulus isolate FHL-02 chromosome 14, PNRI_Mtr1.1.1.hap1, whole genome shotgun sequence, a genomic segment contains:
- the LOC134697900 gene encoding cerebellin-1-like, protein MTGEGPSLAVGGPPLMKISGSAKGFLFQVILLICVMPLMVTGQKSCSRNADLMKSIQYQLKLVEDNEGKCDCKGRDEVQEKVAFMVKNSAELQNIPSKSVVVYNTVITNLGNGYDSSTGIFKSPSNGVYIFSWTALCQYGKYFRTYLDLNEHLIARNFAGARNVRDHASGSQNVVIEVKKDDKISIRIEDGFTGKFMFGSSWSTFSGYKL, encoded by the exons atgactggagaggGTCCCTCATTGGCAGTCGGTGGACCTCCACTAATGAAAATATCTGGATCCGCAAAAGGATT TTTATTCCAGGTTATCTTATTGATTTGTGTTATGCCACTTATGGTAACGGGACAGAAATCCTGCTCCAGAAATGCTGATCTCATGAAAAGTATTCAATACCAGCTTAAACTCGTTGAGGACAATGAGGGGAAATGTGATTGTAAAGGAAGAGATGAAG TACAAGAAAAAGTGGCGTTTATGGTTAAAAATTCAGCTGAGTTACAAAACATCCCTTCGAAATCAGTTGTAGTTTACAATACAGTTATTACCAATTTAGGCAACGGATACGACTCATCTACTGGAATATTCAAGTCTCCTTCAAatggtgtttacatattttcCTGGACAGCCCTTTGTCAGTATGGCAAATACTTTCGTACTTATCTCGATCTCAACGAACACCTAATTGCCAGAAACTTTGCAGGAGCACGGAATGTAAGAGATCACGCATCGGGAAGTCAGAATGTtgtaattgaagtaaaaaaagacgataaaatatcaataagaaTCGAAGATGGTTTTACCGGAAAGTTCATGTTTGGAAGTAGTTGGTCAACTTTCAGCGGTTATAAACTATAA
- the LOC134697901 gene encoding uncharacterized protein LOC134697901 yields MGTVFQSISAELSAEFENLLSNNHARSFLERVCDLTGTLMISSSNNPLVAPNSLKICGSWASVSNAHNILSSYTIVRDLMKTDFDDNDNSWGEITSSEYLPTPKRRRKSRNRKICNLIRENDEFSSSMKLKTSPANPEILDICPDSNTVSPIPILLSSIGNSQTFPVNLSKQNEDIPGEPVPLTPEDGDMYFIENTNNQVTDFQNSDNQSANTEEGGKGKYPCTLCKHYSTTSAKNLEAHLDRFHFKPVTCHICGRGFGYERDLKRHLLKNKYSCSTAKRSLINKHYVTITRSEYDTDEQSNSGVGNSIEDLVNLSKEGQDESCNDSNIHHEDLQAYSTKVFETEDSGFNLNLRIKEEPKELEEPNPLEVIPIQSVSTNSTSPPKESTVQTLPSPIKQSRNLDSSTNSPEDEDERNDSYQDSTIQRAQMPSQDQLKLMEQEFGSSNFDFNVEEDFTTETTGEVTNYYCKICTYMAHKKQHMIDHICRMHKKQFACEHCNSMFGLVKDLNRHLRRTHGVDIPLKNSRGTIVRPLIPL; encoded by the coding sequence ATGGGAACTGTGTTTCAAAGCATTTCTGCTGAATTATCCGCTGAATTCGAAAATTTATTGTCCAATAATCACGCTAGGAGCTTTTTAGAACGAGTATGCGATTTGACAGGGACCCTGATGATCAGCAGTTCAAACAATCCCCTAGTCGCACCCAATTCTTTGAAAATCTGTGGTTCGTGGGCTTCTGTATCAAACGCACACAATATTCTTTCATCATACACTATTGTACGTGACTTGATGAAGACAGATTTTGACGATAATGATAATTCGTGGGGTGAAATTACTTCAAGTGAATATTTACCTACCCCTAAAAGAAGAAGAAAGAGTCGAAACCGAAAAATTTGTAACCTAATTCGAGAAAATGATGAATTTAGTTCAAGTATGAAGCTGAAAACATCCCCTGCTAACCCTGAAATACTTGATATTTGTCCTGATTCTAATACAGTTTCACCAATACCTATTCTCTTGTCATCAATTGGGAACAGTCAGACATTTCCGGTCAATTTGTCCAAACAAAATGAAGATATTCCCGGGGAGCCTGTTCCATTAACACCAGAAGATGGCGACAtgtatttcattgaaaatacaaataaccAAGTTACCGATTTTCAGAACAGTGACAATCAAAGTGCCAACACCGAAGAAGGGGGTAAGGGTAAATATCCCTGTACATTGTGCAAACATTACTCCACAACTAGTGCCAAGAATTTAGAAGCGCATTTGGATCGATTCCATTTTAAACCTGTTACTTGCCATATCTGTGGAAGAGGATTCGGTTACGAAAGAGACCTAAAAAGACACTTGTTGAAAAATAAGTATAGCTGTTCCACTGCAAAACGATCcttaataaacaaacattatgtCACTATCACCAGATCTGAATACGATACTGATGAACAATCAAATTCTGGTGTTGGGAACTCAATTGAAGATTTGGTTAACTTATCAAAAGAAGGTCAAGATGAAAGTTGCAATGATTCAAACATCCATCATGAAGATTTGCAGGCTTATAGCACAAAAGTTTTTGAAACAGAAGATTCTGGCTTCAATTTAAACCTTAGAATTAAAGAAGAACCTAAAGAACTAGAAGAACCAAATCCGTTAGAAGTTATTCCTATTCAAAGTGTATCAACAAATTCAACATCGCCACCAAAAGAATCTACTGTTCAAACATTACCATCACCAATAAAGCAGAGCCGAAATTTGGATAGTAGTACAAATTCACCTGAAGATGAAGATGAAAGAAATGATTCGTATCAGGATTCTACCATTCAAAGAGCACAAATGCCTTCTCAGGATCAGTTAAAATTAATGGAACAAGAATTTGGTTCCAGCAATTTTGACTTCAATGTTGAGGAAGATTTCACAACAGAAACAACTGGAGAAGTGACCAATTATTACTGCAAAATTTGCACTTATATGgcacacaagaaacaacatatgATCGATCACATTTGTCGTATGCATAAGAAGCAGTTTGCCTGTGAGCATTGTAATTCAATGTTTGGTCTAGTAAAAGATTTGAATAGACATCTTCGTAGAACACATGGTGTAGATATTCCCCTGAAAAATTCACGGGGGACAATTGTTAGACCACTTATACCtctttga